The Candidatus Cloacimonadaceae bacterium genome includes the window TTGATTTTTACTGAAGTGTACACTGTGCAGACGATATGTCAATTCAAAGCAACCCCTGCCTAAGGATGCCTTTCGCCCACTTTTCTTGATTTCCGAAACGCTAATTTATTGAAATTTAAGGGAATTTACTTGAACAGTCTCGGATACTCCCGAAACGTGCAAAGTATAGTATTGTAACACATTAGCATTTAATGAAGGATGCTTCAAGTGGTGAAGCAGAAGCTCAAAACTCCCTTGGAGATATGTACTTCGAGGGTTACGAAACAGAACAGGACTACAAGGAAGCTTTCAAGTGGTATCTCCGTGCTGCTGAACAGGGGCATGGGATGGCTCAGTATTATGTTGCTCTAGCTCAGTATGTCCTGGCGAAGATGTTTATCGATGGGCAGTACATAGAACAAGACTTAACTAAAGGTCTTGATTTACTGCAAAAAGCCTCGGATCAGGGTCTTGCACTCGCTCAATATGACCTTGGAACAATCTACTGTGAAGGTAAGATTGTTGAGTCCGATATCGATAACGGTGTTGAGTATCTTAAACTTGCAGCAGATCAGGGAAACAAAGATGGGCAATTCAATCTGGGCTTAGCTTATACAAACCTATCCGAACCAGACTATGACATGGCCGAAAAGTATCTACTAGAGGCATCATATAATGGTCATTTCAAAGCGATATTCGAATTATCTAGGCTATACACCCTCTACAAGAAAGACTACAGGCAGGGTTTATTGTGGGTAATAGTAGCCTTAGAGTACTGTGAGACGGTGGATGAACAGAGGTATAAGCGGATCAAGAGTGGCT containing:
- a CDS encoding tetratricopeptide repeat protein; translated protein: MKDASSGEAEAQNSLGDMYFEGYETEQDYKEAFKWYLRAAEQGHGMAQYYVALAQYVLAKMFIDGQYIEQDLTKGLDLLQKASDQGLALAQYDLGTIYCEGKIVESDIDNGVEYLKLAADQGNKDGQFNLGLAYTNLSEPDYDMAEKYLLEASYNGHFKAIFELSRLYTLYKKDYRQGLLWVIVALEYCETVDEQRYKRIKSGLESKLSTADRESISAEARDIIATLDASLY